The following proteins are co-located in the Numida meleagris isolate 19003 breed g44 Domestic line chromosome 8, NumMel1.0, whole genome shotgun sequence genome:
- the RLIM gene encoding E3 ubiquitin-protein ligase RLIM isoform X1, which yields MESSDSSDKGNIDQSEAQRQSQLDRLDREEAFYQFVNNLSEEDYRLMRDNNLLGTPGEITEEELLRRLHQVKEGPPQQNSDENRGPESTEDVSNGDSIIDWLNSVRQTGNTTRSGQRGNQSWRAVSRTNPNSGDFRFSLEINVNRNNGNTNPETENEPSVEPSGGEDLENSQSDSELPRSESPSVRQPGSERNTSEELTEEASPRGQRRARSRSPEQRRTRARTDRSRSPINPVSEPPRRSHHNTSSQTFDHSSVNEAEGSSRTRQHVTLRQHTVGTEMPSENAVLFSAPETRPVPQAAGSSETNGASESATPGQRPPTIVLDLQVRRVRPGEYRQRDSIANRTRSRSQTPNNTVTYESERGGFRRTFSRSERAGVRTYVSTIRIPIRRILNTGLSETTSVAIQTMLRQIMTGFGELSYFMYSDSDADPSGPTPNQNVDASEPQNGGGGSSSNESTDVSSGEVFEGGNEGGSSSGARREGRNTRGSVTFEESGSLPFLSLAQFFLLNEDDDDQPRGLTKEQIDNLAMRNFGESDALKTCSVCITEYTEGNKLRKLPCSHEYHVHCIDRWLSENSTCPICRRAVLASGNRESVV from the exons ATGGAAAGCTCAGATTCTAGTGATAAAGGAAATATTGATCAATCAGAAGCACAACGTCAGAGTCAGCTAGATCGCTTAGATCGAGAAGAAGCTTTCTATCAATTTGTAAACAACCTGAGTGAAGAGGACTACAGGCTTATGAGAGACAACAATTTGCTAGGAACACCAG GTGAAATTACTGAAGAAGAGTTGCTGAGGAGGCTACACCAAGTTAAAGAAGGTCCGCCACAGCAAAACAGTGATGAGAATAGAG GTCCGGAGTCCACAGAAGATGTTTCAAATGGAGATTCTATAATAGACTGGCTTAATTCAGTCCGACAGACTGGAAATACAACACGAAGTGGGCAACGAGGAAACCAATCTTGGAGAGCTGTGAGCCGGACTAACCCAAATAGTGGTGACTTCAGATTcagtttggaaataaatgtCAACCGTAATAATGGGAACACAAATCCGGAAACTGAGAATGAGCCATCTGTAGAGCCTTCCGGTGGGGAGGATTTGGAAAACAGCCAAAGTGACTCTGAACTTCCAAGGTCTGAATCACCATCTGTAAGGCAGCCTGGATCAgaaagaaacacttcagaagAGTTAACTGAGGAAGCTTCTCCTAGAGGGCAGAGGAGAGCGAGAAGTAGGAGCCCAGAACAGCGGAGAACACGGGCTAGGACTGATAGAAGTAGGTCACCTATTAATCCAGTGAGTGAGCCTCCTCGCAGGTCTCATCACAACACATCATCTCAAACGTTTGACCATTCGTCAGTGAATGAAGCTGAGGGAAGCTCTAGAACTAGGCAGCATGTGACATTAAGGCAGCATACAGTGGGGACTGAGATGCCTAGTGAAaatgcagttctgttttcagccCCTGAAACGAGACCTGTTCCTCAAGCAGCAGGTTCCTCAGAAACTAATGGTGCCAGTGAGTCTGCAACTCCTGGGCAGAGGCCTCCTACCATAGTACTCGACCTCCAGGTGAGAAGAGTTCGTCCAGGAGAGTATCGGCAAAGGGACAGCATAGCCAACAGAACTCGGTCCCGGTCCCAGACTCCTAACAACACAGTCACTTACGAAAGTGAACGGGGAGGGTTTAGGCGCACGTTTTCACGTTCAGAACGGGCTGGAGTGAGAACTTATGTCAGCACCATTAGGATTCCTATTCGTAGGATCTTAAATACAGGCTTAAGTGAAACTACATCAGTTGCAATTCAGACTATGCTAAGGCAGATAATGACAGGCTTTGGAGAGCTGAGTTACTTTATGTATAGTGATAGCGATGCGGATCCTAGTGGCCCGACTCCAAATCAGAACGTGGATGCTTCTGAGCCGCAGAATGGAGGGGGTGGCAGTTCAAGCAATGAAAGTACAGATGTTAGCTCAGGGGAGGTGTTTGAAGGTGGTAATGAAGGTGGTTCATCATCTGGTGCCAGACGGGAAGGTCGGAATACGAGAGGATCGGTCACATTTGAAGAAAGTGGTTCTCTACCATTCCTTAGCCTAGCACAATTTTTCCTACTAAACGAAGATGATGATGACCAACCAAGAGGACTCACCAAAGAACAAATTGACAACCTAGCAATGAGGAATTTTGGTGAGAGTGATGCTCTGAAAACCTGTAGCGTGTGTATTACAGAGTACACGGAAGGAAACAAGCTTCGTAAATTGCCTTGTTCCCACGAGTATCATGTCCACTGCATCGATCGCTGGTTATCAGAAAATTCCACTTGTCCCATTTGTCGCAGAGCAGTCTTAGCTTCTGGTAACAGAGAGAGTGTTGTctaa
- the RLIM gene encoding E3 ubiquitin-protein ligase RLIM isoform X2, which translates to MESSDSSDKGNIDQSEAQRQSQLDRLDREEAFYQFVNNLSEEDYRLMRDNNLLGTPGPESTEDVSNGDSIIDWLNSVRQTGNTTRSGQRGNQSWRAVSRTNPNSGDFRFSLEINVNRNNGNTNPETENEPSVEPSGGEDLENSQSDSELPRSESPSVRQPGSERNTSEELTEEASPRGQRRARSRSPEQRRTRARTDRSRSPINPVSEPPRRSHHNTSSQTFDHSSVNEAEGSSRTRQHVTLRQHTVGTEMPSENAVLFSAPETRPVPQAAGSSETNGASESATPGQRPPTIVLDLQVRRVRPGEYRQRDSIANRTRSRSQTPNNTVTYESERGGFRRTFSRSERAGVRTYVSTIRIPIRRILNTGLSETTSVAIQTMLRQIMTGFGELSYFMYSDSDADPSGPTPNQNVDASEPQNGGGGSSSNESTDVSSGEVFEGGNEGGSSSGARREGRNTRGSVTFEESGSLPFLSLAQFFLLNEDDDDQPRGLTKEQIDNLAMRNFGESDALKTCSVCITEYTEGNKLRKLPCSHEYHVHCIDRWLSENSTCPICRRAVLASGNRESVV; encoded by the exons ATGGAAAGCTCAGATTCTAGTGATAAAGGAAATATTGATCAATCAGAAGCACAACGTCAGAGTCAGCTAGATCGCTTAGATCGAGAAGAAGCTTTCTATCAATTTGTAAACAACCTGAGTGAAGAGGACTACAGGCTTATGAGAGACAACAATTTGCTAGGAACACCAG GTCCGGAGTCCACAGAAGATGTTTCAAATGGAGATTCTATAATAGACTGGCTTAATTCAGTCCGACAGACTGGAAATACAACACGAAGTGGGCAACGAGGAAACCAATCTTGGAGAGCTGTGAGCCGGACTAACCCAAATAGTGGTGACTTCAGATTcagtttggaaataaatgtCAACCGTAATAATGGGAACACAAATCCGGAAACTGAGAATGAGCCATCTGTAGAGCCTTCCGGTGGGGAGGATTTGGAAAACAGCCAAAGTGACTCTGAACTTCCAAGGTCTGAATCACCATCTGTAAGGCAGCCTGGATCAgaaagaaacacttcagaagAGTTAACTGAGGAAGCTTCTCCTAGAGGGCAGAGGAGAGCGAGAAGTAGGAGCCCAGAACAGCGGAGAACACGGGCTAGGACTGATAGAAGTAGGTCACCTATTAATCCAGTGAGTGAGCCTCCTCGCAGGTCTCATCACAACACATCATCTCAAACGTTTGACCATTCGTCAGTGAATGAAGCTGAGGGAAGCTCTAGAACTAGGCAGCATGTGACATTAAGGCAGCATACAGTGGGGACTGAGATGCCTAGTGAAaatgcagttctgttttcagccCCTGAAACGAGACCTGTTCCTCAAGCAGCAGGTTCCTCAGAAACTAATGGTGCCAGTGAGTCTGCAACTCCTGGGCAGAGGCCTCCTACCATAGTACTCGACCTCCAGGTGAGAAGAGTTCGTCCAGGAGAGTATCGGCAAAGGGACAGCATAGCCAACAGAACTCGGTCCCGGTCCCAGACTCCTAACAACACAGTCACTTACGAAAGTGAACGGGGAGGGTTTAGGCGCACGTTTTCACGTTCAGAACGGGCTGGAGTGAGAACTTATGTCAGCACCATTAGGATTCCTATTCGTAGGATCTTAAATACAGGCTTAAGTGAAACTACATCAGTTGCAATTCAGACTATGCTAAGGCAGATAATGACAGGCTTTGGAGAGCTGAGTTACTTTATGTATAGTGATAGCGATGCGGATCCTAGTGGCCCGACTCCAAATCAGAACGTGGATGCTTCTGAGCCGCAGAATGGAGGGGGTGGCAGTTCAAGCAATGAAAGTACAGATGTTAGCTCAGGGGAGGTGTTTGAAGGTGGTAATGAAGGTGGTTCATCATCTGGTGCCAGACGGGAAGGTCGGAATACGAGAGGATCGGTCACATTTGAAGAAAGTGGTTCTCTACCATTCCTTAGCCTAGCACAATTTTTCCTACTAAACGAAGATGATGATGACCAACCAAGAGGACTCACCAAAGAACAAATTGACAACCTAGCAATGAGGAATTTTGGTGAGAGTGATGCTCTGAAAACCTGTAGCGTGTGTATTACAGAGTACACGGAAGGAAACAAGCTTCGTAAATTGCCTTGTTCCCACGAGTATCATGTCCACTGCATCGATCGCTGGTTATCAGAAAATTCCACTTGTCCCATTTGTCGCAGAGCAGTCTTAGCTTCTGGTAACAGAGAGAGTGTTGTctaa